The DNA segment AAATGATCTTAATCTACTTAATTCTTAATTCTTAATTCTTAATTCTAAAAAAATGTCATTTCAAATCAACATTCTGAAAGCCACCAAGGAAAATAAATTTTTCCGTCAGGTGCTTTTTACTGGCAAAAAAAGCCAGCTTGTGGTTATGAGCATTAAAAAAGGCGGTGATACTGGCGAAGAAACACATCCTAATGTGGAACAAATTTTATTTTTTTCCAAAGGCGAAGGCAAGGCAGTTTTAGATGGCGTGGAATCGCCAATTACCAAAGGTGACGTGGTCGTTGTTACTCCAGGCACCAAACACAATTTTATTAATACTGGCAAAGGGAGTTTAAAAGTCTACACAATTTACTGCCCGCCAAACCACATTGACGGCCGCATCCACAAAACCAAAAAAGCAGCTGATAAAGATAAGGAGGATGAAGAGTTTGGTCATCAGGTGCAATAAAATTTTTCATATGTACAGGAAGGCGCGGACTAGATTTCGCGCCTTTTTGAATTGACAAGAACATAATAATTTGCTAAAAATAATTAAAGCGTACACTGACTAAATTCTCAATGAGGAGGTTAAAATGAGAAAAACGAAACGAATGAGAATAGTTGAATTTTGGGAAGAGGTCCAAAAAGGGTGCTTTATTTTGAAAAGATCAACAAAACCAGGGGCACAAGGTGCAATTCGCATTTCAAATAAATCAGGAACAATTGCTTTTGAGAATTATGCCACTTTTTTGTCGGCTATTCATAATTTAACAGCCTTTCCAGCCTCAATAATAATGGATAGCGATACTAATAATTGGTGGAGCATGGGCAGCTCAAATGAAATTAATTTAGAAGCAGAGTCGCTAAAAAGAACTGATAATCACAAGAATATCTATTTGGTGAACACTGCCTTTAAAATTCCAAAAAATTACAACGGGCCGCATTATCAAAAAAGAGTGATTTGCTTTGATAAAAAAAGCTTAAAAATCCTCTGGGTCAAAATGGGATATGAGGATGGAACGTCAGATCTCGGCAAATTCACTTACACCAAAAAAGGCTTTAAAATCCGTTGGCAATGCGAATATGGCTCCAACAAACACAACGTATCTTTTTTCTAAAACAAGCAATCAGCCCTGGACAACGGTCCAGGGTTTTTTAATCAATCTAGATGCATTTATGCCATTCCTCTTATTCAAATCTTAAATTTTTATTTACGCACGACGGGTTGACAAAAATCATTTTTTGCGCTAAACTAAAGCACACAAATCACAAAAGATGGTGATAAGAATGGGAGAAATATGTCCTTTTAAAGTCCATTATTATAATTTCGCCAACATCAGAAGAGCTCGAATGGTGACTGCTGATAAGCATGCCGGCCAATTTCGCAAAGAACGCTTAAGTGCTAATCCACTGCCTGTACTCATCCATACTCAAGGGACAGTGGAACTCTTATGGCCGTGGGGCTGCCTGAATACTTAATCATTGCCGGACATTTGCATGATACGCTGGAAGATACTGATTTAACCGGGAAAGAAATTCTTAAATTATTCGGCCCAAATGTCTTAAGATTAGTGAAGGCCATGACCGAACCTAAGTACAAATCCTGGCTCAGGCGCAAAAAATACAAAATTAGAGTTTTGCGCAATGGCGATATGGATTTAAAATTGTTGGGTGCCGCTGATCATTGCGATAATTTGCTGAGCATTCTGGAAGCATTATATCGTGAGGGATTATCAACGCCTGAAGAATTTGCCAAGGGTAAAGTTTGGGCAAACTTCAAGCAGGATTACAAAATGCAAAAATGGTACCATCAAGAATCCTGCAAAGCAATTTTTGCCAATGTGCCCTACGACATGCTGCATCCTTTGTTCGGCAAATACATGCGCATTGTGGAAAAACTTTTTGGCGAACAAGTAATCATTGACCCAAAAATCCGCCGCAAAGTGCGCCGCCGTAATAAACCGAAAAAAAACGCTTAATACCCGCTGACTTAAAGTTGGCGGGTTTTTCTATTGCGCGCCCGCGCCCTTCAATTCTCTACGCTCACTCAGGATAAGCTCTCAAGCGGGCGCGCGCTTAGATTGGCGTTTACAAATATCACACATCTTGACTTTTATGCTAAAAAATGTAAGATTTAAACATTACTTAGAACAGGAGGTTAATAATGCTAAAGATTATATTCGCCCTAGTAATTATTAATCTAAGCGGCGAAATAATAACTTTTCTTTTAATCAAGCAGTTTTTTTCTGGAAAAATTGCAGAATGGCGATGTGCCTTGCAAGCAGGCTCTCAAACCCGGGCTACTGAAGATTATCCTCTCTACAAAGAAAAAGATATTGAGGATTATATGCGCCGCCGCGGCAGATGGACGATCTTGCTTTGTACCTTATTATGGCCAGCATTTTTAAGGCCTCAAATCACCAGATGGTTTAATGCAAAAAAATAAAAAAGCGGATCTGCAATAAAGATGATCCGCTTTTACTTTTTAAAAATTTAACCTCTGGCGCTGCCGATCCTGGTTCGGCAATGTTAAAAAAAGCTAACTCAATAATTCTCTACCCCCTGGCATTGCCGACCATTTCTTCAGCATCTGCTAATTTAATTGAAAGTAATTTAGAAATACCATCATCGCCCATTGTTACTCCATATAAAACATGGGCATAGTGCATTGTCACGCGATTATGGGTAATTACAATAAATTGGGTCTTATTCGCCAGTTCAGTTAAAATATGGTCAAATCTTTCAGCATTGGCTTCATCTAAAGCCGCATCAACTTCATCAAGCACGATAAACGGTGAGGGATTATTGGAAATAATCGCGCAGATTAAAGCAATTGAAGTTAAGGCTCTTTCACCGCCAGAAAGCATATTGATAGCCTTAATTTTTTTGCCTGGCGGCGTGGCTTTGATTTCAATCCCAGAATAACTTTCTCTTTCTCTTTCCTTAATTCTTTTTTCAAACTTATCAGCTTGAATTAAAACCCCGCCTTCTTCCTCTGTCGCTTCTTTTCCTTCTTGACCTTCGGCTTCAATTTTTTCTTCTTTTTTTATTTCTTCTGCGCTTATTTTTAATAATTCTGCCTGGCCGCCATTAAATAAGATCTTAAAATATTTTTGAAATTCTTTATTAATCTCTTTAAAGGCTTTATCAAACTGCTCTTTGATCGTCTCATCCAGATCTTCAATAATTTTTTCCAAAGAGGTAATGGCCTGCTCCAGATCATCTGACTGGGTTTTGAGAAAATCAAAGCGCTCCTTTATTTCTGTGTATTCTTTCATTGTCTCTTCGTCAATTCCGCCGATTATTTCCATCTGGCGCTTCAATTGCTGAATTTTTTGATAAGCCAAATCCTCGCTTTCGGCTAATTGGGCGCTATGTCTGGCAATAATTTCCAAATCCAATTCTTCCAGCCTAATTTCACTTTCCAAATCTTCTTTTTTGGTTGAATATTTGGCTAATTCAATATTAAGCTGGTTGATTTGCTGGCTATATTGATTTATCTGGCCTTGTTTTTCCTGAAATTCTTTCTGCAATGAGATCAGATTTTCCTTTTTATTCTGTTCTTCCAGATTAAACTGATTGACTTTCTCTCCTTGTTCTTTAATTTTTGTCTCTAAATCAGCGATCTTACTGGATAATTCATCTAATTCTTTTTCAATTCTTAGATTAATCTCTTTTTTATTTTCTGGCTTAATCTGGCTTAATGATATTTCCTTGCTGATGCTTTCCTGTTCGGCCTTTGCCCTGGCAATCTCCTGGTTCAAACCAGTGATTTTTTCTTGTTTTGAATTTTGGTTTAGACTTGCTTCAGTCAGTTCCAGACTTAAATTATTTTTTTGGTTAGTCAGATTTTCCAGCTGGCTCTGCAGGTTTTGTAAATTCTCAGTGCCTTGTTTTTTAGCGCTTTTTAATTTTTCCAGATAAACCGCCAGTTTTTGGGAAATCTCACGCGCGCTATTTTTAATCCCCTGGAGATCTTCCATCTTTTCAACTTTGGCTAATTGGCTGACTAAATCTTGCTGTTCTTTAAAAATTAATTCCAATTCTTGTTCTGCTTCAAAAGGCAATTGTACTGTCTTCTGGATTTTATTTAGTTCGGTTCTGACACTCTCCAGCCTCAAATCAAGCGATTGCAAGTTAATTTCTTTGCCCTTAAGATTGGCCTGTTCCTTATTATATAAATCCTCAGTTTCTGCTATTTGCTGTTTAAAATTTTCAATTTTCATCTGCAGTTCCTCGCTTCTTTTGCTCAGCCAGATTATATTAGTCTGACCCTGTTTTTCCAGCTCTAAATTTAGTTTGGCCTTCAAAACGGTTTGTTCGGTAAGCAAGCTATTTTTTTGGCCGACCAAATTATTATATTCATTTTGAATTTTTTCATAAATAACCTGGCGCGAACTTTCAGTAGAGAATTCATTGATTTTAGACTGGATCCGGCTGATATCTTTATCAAGATTAAGATAAAATTTTTCTAAATTGCCCTTTTCCTTCTGAATTTCCACTTCCTTTTTATTTAAGTCCTGCCACAGCTGGCTAAAATAATTTAATTCCAAATCTTTCAGCTCTTTTTCAATTTCTTCGCGCTTTTCCAAGCGTTTCACCTGGCGGCTTAAAGATTTTAAGCGCGGTTCCAGTTCATTCAAGGTTAATTGGGTTTGGGCCAGATTTTCGCGAGTCGCTTTAAATTTATTTAAAGCCTGCTCGCGTTTAATTTGAAACTGCTTAACGCCAACTGCCTCGTCAAAAAGTTCTTTTCTTTCGGCCAAAGAAGCTGACAAAACAGAATCAGCCATGCCCTGGCCAATAATGCTATAGGTTCTCTGTCCAAAATTTGCTTTAGCCAAGAGCAATTGGATGTCAGTTAAGCGCGCTTTATTATTATTAATAAAATATTCGCCTTCGCCAGACTGATAAACACGGCGAGTGATAATTAATTCCGTATAATCAATATCAGCCTGCTTGTCATGGTTATTCAAATACAAAGAGGCTTCGGCAAAACCCAAGCGCGCTTTTGTATCAGAACCTGAAAAAATTACATCCTGGCTTTTTTTACCGCGCAGAGTTTTTATGCTCTGTTCGCCCAAAACCCAGCGAATGGCATCAGCCACATTGGATTTGCCAGAGCCATTAGGCCCCACAATGCCTGTAATGCCTTTGGAACTATTAACTTTGGCTGGAAATTCCAAAACAGTCTTTTTTGCAAAAGATTTGAAACCCTGGATTTCTAATTTCTCTAGATACATGCTCTACAGATTACGAATTAATACAGATATACAAATCCCCCTTTTACCCCTCTTACCCTTCTTACCCATTTTACTCTTAAAAAAATAAAGCGGACAAAGTCCCTGACCTTATTATAAATTAAATTCTCTTCATTGACAACTTTAAAGAATTTTGCTAAATATTAAGTAGTGAATAAGTTTCTCATTTCCAAAAATCTAAGGAGGTAAAGTAAAATGAACCGTACATTGAAAGTCGTTTTTGCTTGCGCTTTCGGCGCTGGCATCGGTGCAATGATCGCCTTACAAATCGGCGGATACCTGTGGTGGATCGGCACGATTGTCGGCGCCATGGTCGGCTACATTTCCTTTGAGTTCAAAGCAGTGATTTCAGCGCCTGGCCTCGCCTGGAGAAAAACCATAGCCTACAAGATAGACAGGCAAAAAATCAGTAAATATTTAAAGAAAGCCTTTTGGATTGCATTACTTCTAGGTGATGTGGCAGCATACGGATTTGCAGTAGCATTTGCAGTACCGCTTTTAAAAACGTGCGCCCATTTTCCCCTGGTAGCTACTTACCCTCATGCAACATGCCTCATTCTTCCCATTCCATCTATTATATGGAGCGTTATTCTAGGCTCGCATTTAGCCCAAGGTAATGAAGAACTGGGATTGAAATATACATTTATTTTTTTCAATCCTCTCTATATCATTATTTTCAGTCTACCTGCGTTCCTATGGTTTACTGCCCTATGTATGTATGGAATAATTTTTCCTTTTTGCAAAACTCTTTTTCTGCAAATCCATTCCGACGAACGGCTGCTTTGTTTCTTTGACGCCGGAATTGGCGCGGGCATCGGCTACTTTGCAGGACACGCTTTAATCGGCGCCATAGCTGGAGGCATACTCGGAGTGCTAAACTACGAAGTCGTTTCTAAGATCCTGCTCAAGCTCGTGCCTGTGAAATCTTAAAATCAAACCGTCTTCGCTCCCCGAAGAAGCGATTCATGAATCGCTTCTTCGGAGACGAAGATAATATTACCAGCCTGCGATAAATTCAAGAGCTGGTTTTTTTATTCCTACAAATCTACAAATCTTCTACAAATTATACAAAAATTAACTTTCCATTTCCCATCTTACCCTTCTTACCCCTTTTACCCCTCTTACTCTTGTCTACCGACAAGCTCGCCACGCGTCCGCCGAAGCCTTGGCGAAAGCGGATTGACATTTACCAAAATTTATTATAATATGTATTTTATAGGCTAATTAAAATCCTAAATTTATTTAAATATTATGGCAAAAGTAATACTCAAAAATTTTCTCATTTTTCTAATTATTTTTTTAGTAATTGCCGCCCTCTTCAATACGTACAATGCTTCAACAACCAAGCCGGAACAAGTTGGCATTGAAACCGTAATAAACCAGATTAATGCTGAAGAAATTCAGCAAATAAATGTTAACAATACTGATTTACAGATCACTTTAAAAGACGGCAAAAAGGAAGTTTCTCAAAAAGAATCAACGGAATCATTAAGCACTCTTTTGAAAAATTATAATGTTGATCCGGCCAAAATTCAAAAAATTAATATCCAAATTACTGAAGGCCAGGGCTGGGGCTATTGGCTATCGGCAATCTTGCCATTTTTAATCCCTTTTCTTTTGATCGCAGCTTTCATTTACATCATGATGCGCCAGGTCCAGGGCGCAAATACCAAGGCCATGTCCTTTGGCCAAAGCCAGGCTCGTGAAGTTAACCAAAAAGGCAAAGAAAAAATTACTTTTAAATCAGTAGCCGGCTGTAAAGAAGCTAAAGAAGAACTGAATGAAATTGTAGACTTTTTAAAAAATCCAAAAAAATTCACCCAGCTGGGCGCAAAAATTCCCAAAGGCGTTCTTTTAATGGGCGCGCCAGGCACTGGGAAAACTTTACTGGCCAAAGCAGTCGCTGGTGAAGCTAATGTGCCATTTTTTTCCATTTCCGGCTCTGAATTTGTGGAAATGTTTGTGGGTGTTGGCGCTTCTCGCGTCCGTGATTTATTTAAACGCGCTAAAAAAGCTTCTCCCTGCATTATATTTATTGATGAAATAGATGCTGTCGGCCGCCAAAGAGGCGCCGGACTCGGTGGCTCACATGATGAACGCGAACAAACCTTAAACCAAATTTTAGTGGAAATGGATGGCATGGAAACTAAAGTTAATGTTATTGTTATGGCCGCAACAAATAGGCCAGATATTTTAGATCCTGCTTTATTAAGGCCAGGCCGTTTTGACCGCCGGGTAATTTTAGACCTGCCGGATATTAATGACCGTGAGGCGATTTTGAAAGTCCATGCTAAAAACAAGCCTTTAGCCAAAGAAGTTCATTTGCGCCAGGTTGCTGAACGCACACCAGGATTTTCAGGCGCTGATTTGGCCAATCTTTTAAATGAAGCTGCCATCTTAGCCGCCCGCCATGATAAAAAAGATATAAATCAAGGAGAAATTCTTGCCAGCGTGGAAAAAGTTTTATTGGGTCCGGAAAGAAAAAGCCATATGTTAACAGCCAAAGAGAAAAAAATTACTGCATACCATGAAGCTGGCCATGCTTTAGTTGCGCACCAACTGCCGAATGTTGATCCGGTTCATAAAGTTTCCATTATTTCCCGCGGCCAGGCAGCCGGTTATACTTTAAAACTGCCTAATGAAGACCGGCATCTTCATCCAAAATCAGAATTTATTGATGAATTAGCCGTTCTTTTGGCAGGCCACACTGCGGAAAAAGAAATCTTTGGCGAAGTGACTACAGGCGCGTCAAGCGATTTACGCACTGCCACTAGTTTAGCCAAAGAATTAATTACAGAATATGGCATGGATGACAGTCTTGGACCTCGCACCTTTGGTGAAAAAGAAGAATTAATCTTTTTAGGCAAAGAAATCCATGAACAGCGGGATTATAGTGAAAAAACAGCAGAATTGATTGATCAGCAAATCTCTAGCCTGATTAATACTGCCCGAAACACTGCTTATGAGATCATTACTAAAAAGAAGAATTTATTGGAAAAAATCGTAGCAGAATTAATGGTCAAAGAAACCTTGGAAAAAGAAGATTTTGAAAAACTGCTTGGCCCGAAAAAATCAGCCAAAGAAAAAATAGCTTAAAATAAGTTAAAAATCCCTGCGCGGTGCGTGGGGATTTTTAATTGAACAAAATTGTTAAGTATTGTATAATTTAGATACGTTTAACTAATAAAAATCTTCAAATAGCCTGCGGTTTAAGTAAACGCTTTTTGGCTTAGGCGAAAAAGCGCAGGGGGTAATAATATGCAAATTTTTTATGGCGATATTTTTAAAAATGCCTGGCGCATAACTTTAAGGCACAAAATTTTATGGTTTTTTGGGCTTTTTGCCTCGTTCCTTTCATTTGAATCTATTTTTGAAATAATTGGCAATCAAATTCAACAGACGCAAAATCTAAACAATTTCTGGCAAACAATTACCAATACCTTTGCCCAGCAAATGCAGGCTCTGAATCAAAACATCTTTTTTCTCGACAAAATTTCTCAGGATCCTTCTGCGTATTTTATTTTTACTTTAGCTTTGCTTTTAATCATATTTTTTCTCTGGTTAGTATTTAGCGCCCAAATTTATATTATTAAATACGCGGTCCTTGTTTATAAAAATAAAAAAGTAAAACCAGCTGCCATTTTTAGACAAAGCCAAGCATATTTTTGGAAGGTTTTCGGCATTAATATCTTATCCAAATTACTTATTTATGCTGGATTTGTTATTTTAAGCCTGCCTTTGCTTTATCTGATTATAAACCAGCAAATTACCAGCCTGATAATTGCTGACATCTTATTTTTGCTGCTTTATATTATTTCGGCCATTATTATCAGCTTTTTGACTGCTTATGCTGTAAATTTTATTATTTTGCGCGATTTGCATATTTTCCAGGCAATTAGCGCTGCCTGGGATTTATTTGCCAGCAACATCATAATTAGTTTTGAAATTGCCGCTGTTTTATTTCTTTTAAAAATTGCCAGTTTTATTATCGCGCTTTGCATCTTTGTACTGGTTCTAATCCCTCTTTTTATAATCTATCTGATTGCCGTTGCAAGCGGCTCTGTAATTGGCTTGGTCATGTCGCTTACTTTAATAATTCTGGCGCTTTTAATCATCTATTTTCTAAGCGCTGCGATTTTCACGGTTTTTTATCTGTCTAGCTGGGCAATTGCCTTTACGCGTTTGAGCGAAGAACCGTTATTGGCAAAATTAACCCATCTGCTTGCTAAACTCCCCGGACTTTTTAGAAAAACAGCCAAAAAATATAACGTGGATATTAAGAAAGAAGATTTGCAAAAACATGCCATGATTATTGCCAAAAAAACCCAGGCCGAGTCAAAGGTCATCGCGCAACAAATAGCCTCTAAATACATTGAACTCAAGCCTGAGGTAAAAAAACAGTCAAAAGTTATGGCCAAAAAAATTAAGGCTGCTTACATAAAATATAAGCCACGCGTGGCCGAAGAAATAAAAAAAATCATTTTACAACAAAAACGGAAAAATAAAATTGCCAGCCAAACAAAAAAAACTGCGCAAAAAAAATCTTCCAAAAAGAAAAAAGCTCCTAAAAAGTAACGTATCCGCCCCGCTATGTCAAAAAAAAACAATGGGACTCAAACTAAAGGCCTAGACGATTTGATTGCAGAGAGCCGGCAAGACCAAGAAAAGGCGACTGCTCCTGTTTTGGCTGAAAAAAAAGTTTTGGAAAAATTTGCAGAAAAAATGAGTTCAATTCGCATTAAAGAATTGGAAAAAGTGACTGAAGACCAAGCCAAAGCTCTTGGTTTTTCTTATATTAACCTAATTGGCTATCCTATTAATAGTGATACTCTAAATAGCATTCCCCGCCAGACTGCCCAGGATGAAAAAGTTATTTGTTTTTCAAAAACCGACAGAAAAGTTAAAATTGGCTCGCCAGATCCGCGCAATCCAAAATTACAGGAAATTTTAAAGCAGTTGGCGACTGAAACATATTCCGGCCAGGGTGAAATTTTTTTAATTTCAGAACACAGCTTTAACACGGCCTACAAATTATACGATAAATTTCCGCCGCCGCGTGAAATTGTTTTGGGCATAAGAATTACCGGTACAGAACTGGCTCAGCTGCAAAAAGAACTAAAAAATTTCGGCATTCTCAATGCGAAACTAAACTCGGAAAAGAATCTGACCATGCTTTTTAAAATGCTTATTGCCGGCGCCATGCAAGCCGATGCCTCTGATATTCATATTGAGGCTGAAGAAAACAAAATTACAGTCAGATACAGAATTGACGGCGTCTTGCATATTGTCGCCACTTTGCCCAAAAAAATTTGGCCTCGCTTAGATTCCCGCGTCAAGAATATTGCAGGCTTAAAAATAAATATTAGCGATTCGCCCCAAGATGGCCGCATCACTGTTTATCTGAAAGGCGAAAATAAAATGGACATACGTGTTTCAACTTTGCCAACTGCTTATGGCGAAAGTATTGTAATGCGGCTTTTAGCTTCTAAAATTAGCGGCTTGCAATTTGAGAATTTGGGCATCAGGGGCAAGGCTTATGAAGATTTAAAACGCCAGGTTGATCGTCCGACTGGCATGATTATTACGACAGGGCCGACTGGATCTGGTAAAACTACGACTTTATACGCTATATTAAACAAACTCAATGATCCTGAAACAAAAATAATTACTCTGGAAGATCCGATTGAGTATAAGCTAGAAGGCATTTCCCAAAGCCAGATTGATCAATCAGCCGGATATTCTTTTGCTGATGGCCTGCGTTCTATCTTAAGGCAAGATCCTGATATTATCATGGTGGGGGAATTAAGAGACACTGAAACTGTAGAGACTGCTATCCAGGCTGCTTTAACAGGGCACCAAGTTCTTTCCACCCTGCACACCAATGACGCCTCTGGCGCCATTCCCCGCTTTTTATCTATGGGCGCCAAACCGTTTTTGCTGGCTCCTGCTTTAAATGCTGTTATTGGACAGCGCTTAGTCAGAAAAATCCACGAAAAATGCAAAATTGAAGTCCAGCCTGAACCTGCGGTAATGGAGCGTATTAAACAACTTTTAAACGCTCTGCCGCCTAATTCAGGCTATAAAGTTGATTTAAATAAATTAAAATTCTATCGCGGCCAGGGCTGTGACGAATGCAATCATATTGGCCTAAAAGGCAGAATCGGCATTTACGAAATTTTCACTTTAAATCCTGAAATTGAAAAAGAAATCTTGTCAGGCAAAACATCTGAATACAAGATTGCTCAATTAGCTCATGATGGCGGGATGATTTCCATGGTTCAGGACGGACTTTTAAAGGCTCTGGATCAAATTACAACCGTAGACGAAGTTTTCCGAGTAGTTGAATAGTTTTTAATAAGCAAAAAATAACCCGCTTCCGGGTTATTTTTTTTATCCATTTATCTTGACAAACGGTTTTTCTTGTGCTAAATTAAAATCCCCGCAATAACATCAGGAAGGAGGACAAAATGCTTTCACAGGAAATACTGACTGACAGATTGGCACATTTGACAAGAAAATACGGAATAAAAAAAGCCGCACTCGGCGATATAACCTTATTAGATAAGCTTTCCCAAATGAAAAGCGAGGTCTTTTCACGAATAATAAAGGCCATGCAGAAAATAAATAATCAGCCAGAAGAATATGGCCTCTGTGAAAATTGTGCTGAACCGATTCCCTTAAAAAGATTAGTTTCACTGCCAGAAGCCACGCTCTGTCTGGATTGTCAAAAAAAGGAGGAACAAAGTGGCAAAAGAAATGGCCGCTGCAGTGAGCACTAAATGGCAAAAAAGGATCGACAAAGCCGTTGAAATTATCGGAAAGGAAAAAATACCCTATAAAGATAATTATTCAATGATCAATAGAATTTTCCCTGTCTGGGAAGATCTCATCATCAATGATGCAAATATCGACCAAAAATCTTGTGAAGAATTCAAAAAACTATCGGCTGAGGAAAAAGTAATCTTTATTAAAAATAATCATCCTCAGTTTCAAATCCAGATTTTCTGGTCACAGATGCTTCTGAACCATTTTAAAAAAGGCAAAAAATAATTTGCCTTTTTCTTTTTTAAATTTTTTCCCCTTAAGCGGCCAATGCTTCTTTTTCAACCTTATTTAAACGATAAAATTTTGGCGGAAAGACTTTGCCCGGCTCTTTGCCTTTTAACCTTATGGCAATTTCTTTTACATCATTAAAATTTATTTTACCAGTAGCCGACTCTATCACATCTTTGAACGCGTCTTCATTTTTACGCGCACTGGTAATAAAATTTTTTGGGCGTTTAAAGCCAAAGGCCAAGACAAAGGGGAGATTGACGGTCTCCCTGCCATAGCCATAACCCAATGAAGTTGACCATTTGTGGGCGACATTGGGGAAACTTGAACTTATTTTTATTGTATTATTTTTATCCGACAGCAAACTGAAAATTGCGAGTGGATCAGCGCCCCTCCATAAATCAGAATACCGAATAGTCTTTTCTTCCTCCATCTCATAACCCGGGGGCAAAATTTTTTCTATTGCTTCTTTATATGACTCATAGGCATTGCTTAATTCCTCACTTCCCTCGGTTTCGTCACCAGCCAAATCTTCAACATATTTCTGGCTACCGGCCAAATTTTTCAAAAGATTTTGTAATTTCCGTATTGTCCCTTTCTCATCTTGCAGATTTAAATCAGGGAAATTCTTTTCAATAAATTCTTTGGAAATTAAATTGGTTTTTTTCACTTGTTTAAGCGGGAATTCGCTTGTTTGCATTTGCATAGATTAAAAAATAATTGTAAAAAATCGCAGGTTATTTTTCACTCGTATATTGATTTTAATTAATTTTTTGAATTTTTTTAAATAATTACTGATCTTATCCGCCCATTCAATAACCACAACCGTATCGGGTTTATTTAAATATTCTTCAATGCCTAAATAAAACAATTCCTGCGGCTCATCCAGACGATAACAATCAACGTGTACCAGATTGCTGATTTCAGATTTCGGGATTCGGCATTCATAAACCTTCATTAGCACAAAAGTCGGACTAGTCACGTGCTGTTTAATTCCAAAAGCCTTGGCCAAGCCTTTAACAAAAGTGGTTTTGCCCGCTCCCAAATCACCCTCCAAAGCAATAATTTCGCCACCTTTTAATTTCCTGGCTATCTTAGCAGCGAGTTGATTTGTGTCTTTTTCAGTTTTAGAAATGAATTCCATTGTTTTGAAGAGTAAAA comes from the Patescibacteria group bacterium genome and includes:
- a CDS encoding AAA family ATPase, whose product is MYLEKLEIQGFKSFAKKTVLEFPAKVNSSKGITGIVGPNGSGKSNVADAIRWVLGEQSIKTLRGKKSQDVIFSGSDTKARLGFAEASLYLNNHDKQADIDYTELIITRRVYQSGEGEYFINNNKARLTDIQLLLAKANFGQRTYSIIGQGMADSVLSASLAERKELFDEAVGVKQFQIKREQALNKFKATRENLAQTQLTLNELEPRLKSLSRQVKRLEKREEIEKELKDLELNYFSQLWQDLNKKEVEIQKEKGNLEKFYLNLDKDISRIQSKINEFSTESSRQVIYEKIQNEYNNLVGQKNSLLTEQTVLKAKLNLELEKQGQTNIIWLSKRSEELQMKIENFKQQIAETEDLYNKEQANLKGKEINLQSLDLRLESVRTELNKIQKTVQLPFEAEQELELIFKEQQDLVSQLAKVEKMEDLQGIKNSAREISQKLAVYLEKLKSAKKQGTENLQNLQSQLENLTNQKNNLSLELTEASLNQNSKQEKITGLNQEIARAKAEQESISKEISLSQIKPENKKEINLRIEKELDELSSKIADLETKIKEQGEKVNQFNLEEQNKKENLISLQKEFQEKQGQINQYSQQINQLNIELAKYSTKKEDLESEIRLEELDLEIIARHSAQLAESEDLAYQKIQQLKRQMEIIGGIDEETMKEYTEIKERFDFLKTQSDDLEQAITSLEKIIEDLDETIKEQFDKAFKEINKEFQKYFKILFNGGQAELLKISAEEIKKEEKIEAEGQEGKEATEEEGGVLIQADKFEKRIKERERESYSGIEIKATPPGKKIKAINMLSGGERALTSIALICAIISNNPSPFIVLDEVDAALDEANAERFDHILTELANKTQFIVITHNRVTMHYAHVLYGVTMGDDGISKLLSIKLADAEEMVGNARG
- the ftsH gene encoding ATP-dependent zinc metalloprotease FtsH, producing the protein MAKVILKNFLIFLIIFLVIAALFNTYNASTTKPEQVGIETVINQINAEEIQQINVNNTDLQITLKDGKKEVSQKESTESLSTLLKNYNVDPAKIQKINIQITEGQGWGYWLSAILPFLIPFLLIAAFIYIMMRQVQGANTKAMSFGQSQAREVNQKGKEKITFKSVAGCKEAKEELNEIVDFLKNPKKFTQLGAKIPKGVLLMGAPGTGKTLLAKAVAGEANVPFFSISGSEFVEMFVGVGASRVRDLFKRAKKASPCIIFIDEIDAVGRQRGAGLGGSHDEREQTLNQILVEMDGMETKVNVIVMAATNRPDILDPALLRPGRFDRRVILDLPDINDREAILKVHAKNKPLAKEVHLRQVAERTPGFSGADLANLLNEAAILAARHDKKDINQGEILASVEKVLLGPERKSHMLTAKEKKITAYHEAGHALVAHQLPNVDPVHKVSIISRGQAAGYTLKLPNEDRHLHPKSEFIDELAVLLAGHTAEKEIFGEVTTGASSDLRTATSLAKELITEYGMDDSLGPRTFGEKEELIFLGKEIHEQRDYSEKTAELIDQQISSLINTARNTAYEIITKKKNLLEKIVAELMVKETLEKEDFEKLLGPKKSAKEKIA
- a CDS encoding cupin domain-containing protein — its product is MSFQINILKATKENKFFRQVLFTGKKSQLVVMSIKKGGDTGEETHPNVEQILFFSKGEGKAVLDGVESPITKGDVVVVTPGTKHNFINTGKGSLKVYTIYCPPNHIDGRIHKTKKAADKDKEDEEFGHQVQ
- a CDS encoding bifunctional (p)ppGpp synthetase/guanosine-3',5'-bis(diphosphate) 3'-pyrophosphohydrolase, which produces MAVGLPEYLIIAGHLHDTLEDTDLTGKEILKLFGPNVLRLVKAMTEPKYKSWLRRKKYKIRVLRNGDMDLKLLGAADHCDNLLSILEALYREGLSTPEEFAKGKVWANFKQDYKMQKWYHQESCKAIFANVPYDMLHPLFGKYMRIVEKLFGEQVIIDPKIRRKVRRRNKPKKNA